The following DNA comes from Serpentinimonas raichei.
GTGGTGCCGCTCGATCAGCTCAAGGCCATCCACAAGCGCATGAACGACGGCGAGCGCATGTCGCGCAACGCCAAAAAAGAGATGATCGAGGCCAACTTGCGGCTGGTCATCAGCATCGCCAAAAAATACACCAACCGCGGCCTGCAGTTCCTCGACCTCATCCAAGAGGGCAACATCGGCCTCATGAAGGCGGTGGACAAGTTTGAATACCGGCGCGGCTACAAGTTTTCCACCTACGCCACGTGGTGGATACGGCAGGCCATCACGCGCTCGATCGCCGACCAGGCGCGCACCATCCGGATTCCGGTGCACATGATCGAAACCATCAACAAGATGAACCGCCTCAGCCGCCAGCACCTGCAAGAGCACGGCTTCGAGCCCGACGCCTCGATGCTGGCCGAGAAGATGGAGATCCCGGAAGACAAAATCCGCAAGATCATGAAGATCGCCAAAGAGCCGATCTCCATGGAAACCCCGATCGGCGACGACGACGACTCGCACCTGGGCGACTTCATCGAAGACAGCGCCAACACCGCCCCGATCGACGCCGCCATGCAAGCGGGCTTGCGCGAAGTGGTCAAAGACATCCTCGACACCCTGACACCGCGCGAAGCCAAGGTGCTGCGCATGCGCTACGGCATCGAAATGTCCACCGACCACACCCTCGAAGAAGTGGGCAAGCAGTTCGACGTCACGCGCGAGCGCATCCGCCAGATCGAAAACAAGGCGGTGCGCAAACTCAAGCACCCGAGCCGCTCCGACAAGCTGCGCAGCTTCATGGATACGCTCTAAGTTTTCACTCCAGCCGGAAGCGGCGCACCACCTCCGAGAGCTGGCGCGCCTGATCGCTCATGGCGCTGGCGGCCGCCGCGCTTTGCTCGACCAGCGCCGCGTTTTGCTGCGTCATCTGATCGAGCTGGCTGACTGCGGCGTTGATCTGCGCCACGCCTTCGGCCTGCTCGCCCGAGGCGCTCGATATTTCGGCCACCACATCGCGCACGCGCTCGACCTGTTCGACGATGGCCTGGATCGATTCACCCGCTTGGTTCACCAGACCCACGCCCGCCCCGACCCGATCGACGCTGTTGTTGATCAACACCTTGATCTCTTTGGCCGCTTCGGCGCTGCGCCCAGCCAGCGAGCGCACTTCGGAGGCCACGACCGCAAAACCGCGCCCGGCTTCACCCGCCCGCGCTGCCTCGACTGCGGCGTTGAGCGCCAAGATATTGGTCTGAAACGCGATGCCGTCGATGACGGAGATGATTTCGCTGATTTTTTTCGACGCTTGCTGGATCTCGCTCATGGTATGCACCACGCTGCCCACCACCTCGCGCCCCTGTTGTGCACTCTGGCCGGCGGTGCGGGCCAGCTCGCTGGCGGTGCGCGCTGAAGCGGCCGAGTGCCCGATGGCGTCCGACATGCTCTCCATGCTGGCGGCGGTCTGCTCCAGGTTGCTGGCGCTTTGTTCGGTGCGCTCACTCAGGTTCTGGTTGCCCGCCGCAATTTCCTGTGCCACCGCCGTGATGCCGTCGGTGCCGTGGCGCACGTCGGCCACCACCTGGGCAATCTGATCGCGCATGGCGTTCAGGGTGCGGCTCATCTGGCCGAACTCATCGCCGCGCTCGATCGACAAACGCGCACCGATGTTGCCATCGGCCATCTGCTGCGCAAAGACCATGACATCGTTCAGCGGCGCCCGTATGCTGCGAATCAGCACCGCTGCACCCCCCAAAATAAACAGGATCAGCACCCCCAGCATGGCGCTGGACCTGAGGATATTGGCGTTGCGGTATTCGGCAAACACCGCCTGCGACTGCTGCAACTGGGTGGCTTGCAGCGCCGCAAATTCGCGCAGGCTGCTCATGTAGGGTGCAATACCGGGGTTGAACTGTTGGGCGATTTCTTGCATCGCCCCTGCCGCGTTGCCCTGCTCGCGCAGCGCCCTTGCCCGTGCCAGCGAATCCAGCACCGCCTGGCGCTGCGCCGCAATGCGCTGCATCAGTTCGCGCTCGGGCGCGCTGGTGGCGAGCTCGGCGAGCCGGGTTTGCACCTCGTTAATCTGGCGCACCGTCTGGGGTATGAGCTCCCGGTACAGGGTTTCGAGTTCGGGGTTGGCCGAAATGAAAGTGGCTTGCACCCGCGTCACGTTGGTTTCCACCAGCCCGGCCCAGAGCGTGGCCAGTTGCAGCTTTTCGCTCTTTTGCGCCAGCACGGCCTCCGATTGAGCTGTGATGGCGCGCGACTGCGTGGATGTGACAAGGACCAAGCCGAGCAATCCAAACATCAGCAACACCACACCCAGCCACAACTTTGCCCCTACGCTCAGACCAGCGTATCTTGATGGCGCTTGCAAGCTATGTTCCATACCGTTTCCCAACTTTCGTTTCTAAACATCCGTGTGGGCATCAAAGCCCAAATGCTGCCCAAATGCACGCAAAGTGCGTAAGCAGTGCGTAAGCGGGGCGCATATTAACTCAAAGTCAGCGTTTGCACCGGGCTGGCAAGCAGACTCCCTCTACGCAAAATGCTATTATGAGCCGCTAAATCGCTTTTTGCGCGTGTTGTTGGCACATGCACGCAGTGCACCATCCAGCACCTCCGCATCGGCGCCACTACATGCTGCCCCTAAACCCGCACCATCAGCTTCAACGATTGCATACATGACCGGCAAACCCTTGCAAGACCCGGCCGACATCTTCGTCTTTGCCGATGACCGCCCTGTGACGCCCCAAGACCTCACGCCGCCTAGCAAGCCTTGGCGCGTG
Coding sequences within:
- a CDS encoding methyl-accepting chemotaxis protein, whose amino-acid sequence is MVLVTSTQSRAITAQSEAVLAQKSEKLQLATLWAGLVETNVTRVQATFISANPELETLYRELIPQTVRQINEVQTRLAELATSAPERELMQRIAAQRQAVLDSLARARALREQGNAAGAMQEIAQQFNPGIAPYMSSLREFAALQATQLQQSQAVFAEYRNANILRSSAMLGVLILFILGGAAVLIRSIRAPLNDVMVFAQQMADGNIGARLSIERGDEFGQMSRTLNAMRDQIAQVVADVRHGTDGITAVAQEIAAGNQNLSERTEQSASNLEQTAASMESMSDAIGHSAASARTASELARTAGQSAQQGREVVGSVVHTMSEIQQASKKISEIISVIDGIAFQTNILALNAAVEAARAGEAGRGFAVVASEVRSLAGRSAEAAKEIKVLINNSVDRVGAGVGLVNQAGESIQAIVEQVERVRDVVAEISSASGEQAEGVAQINAAVSQLDQMTQQNAALVEQSAAAASAMSDQARQLSEVVRRFRLE